One genomic segment of Coffea arabica cultivar ET-39 chromosome 6e, Coffea Arabica ET-39 HiFi, whole genome shotgun sequence includes these proteins:
- the LOC140004439 gene encoding uncharacterized protein, producing MNSVLTCWERVWDIYRVGVEGRMEDSCWRDPRPGITALFLVRRPDSDTVAAWAGWVDIISVQSRWKSGSHPRRSAKALADLRGPLWDVAVLEWTGSWVHLGKAGPAEVSILKDRATLFHRIMKIENASSVIRVCSRLVSPADGDLIRHRFMFKGLIYCQLQLWLGYGITLPHYHSHLTQSGLDEAPANSEVLGVIPKLLAEDENEQLQNIPSFEEVRDVVFAMDGDSAAGPDGFTGKFFTSSWDIIGRDVYRAVQSFFCGEELPRRVTATSIILLAKVARPKCFSEFRPISLCNFVNKILSKILAARLAPILPKIISTNQSGFVRGRLISDNYLLAQELMSNMGSKVRGGNVALKLDMMKAYDRVVWPFLINVLRAFGFGEQWIDMVWRLISNVWFSVVVNGALFGFFKSARGLRQGDPLSPALFIIGAKVLSRSLNSLPCFRGFQGFSVPRGCPLVTHLGYADDVLVFSSATARSLKLVKRVLTIYEAVSGQRINAGKSCYLVHPKVGLSRKMAIQRLTGFMYKPFLIKYLGFPLYCGRWKKEYFGGLCQAVLLRIQSWQNRVLSQGGKIVLLKHVLSSMPIHLLMAASPPKAIFQELEGPVCVTRSRGVGLRQLEDVYKAFSIKLWWNFRAKTSLWAEFMQAKFCRAVHPNLVFDGKGSEVWTRMVKVRNIAERHIGWIVRSGSSNFWFDNWLGSGGLSDRLESVSDHKVVDFVQQATWDVRSIAQWVPSEIVAEIVRVDPPAGQLPDLMVWRPEHSGCFTIKSAFNLVRRQSSPSPLFKRIWHRGVPLRISFFLLRLLRDRLPLDGTLWKLGIHGPSRCVCCSSPEVETAEHVFATEDMARQVWHFFGDSVGVAWTGLAFRVCMAAWWQGKRGNKFLKFIHLVTPLLICWHIWKARNGMKYDGQKIEGVQLCHGIVVDLLQLFRVQFPECRVSSMSWVEFYLEVSSWNAARSYMLVKWVRPSHGGLKLNTDGCSKGNPGDSGGGECFGRLVVGWSWRFRVILG from the exons ATGAACAGTGTGCTTACTTGTTGGGAGCGTGTGTGGGATATTTATAGAGTGGGAGTGGAAGGTAGGATGGAGGACTCATGCTGGCGGGACCCACGACCTGGCATTACGGCTCTGTTCCTTGTCAGGAGGcctgactctgacactgtagccgcctGGGCAGG GTGGGttgacatcatcagcgtgcagTCGAGGTGGAAGTCTGGAAGTCATCCAAGGAGGTCGGCCAAAGCCCTGGCCGACCTCAGGGGTCCTTTGTGGGACGTGGCCGTGCTTGAGTGGACGGGGAGCTGGGTTCACCTCGGCAAGGCAGGGCCGGCCGAGGTGAGCATTCTCAAAGATCGAGCTACATTATTTCACAGGATAATGAAGATTGAGAATGCATCAAGCGTGATCAGAG TCTGTTCAAGGCTTGTAAGTCCTGCTGATGGTGACCTAATACGACATCGCTTCATGTTCAAAGGTTTGATTTATTGTCAGCTCCAGCTTTGGCTAGGTTACGGCATCACGCTTCCACA TTATCATAGTCATCTAACTCAAAGTGGATTGGATGAGGCTCCAGCAAACTCAGAGGTACTTGGGGTCATCCCAAAGTTATTGGCGGAGGATGAAAATGAGCAGTTGCAGAATATTCCATCCTTTGAGGAAGTGCGGGACGTGGTCTTTGCGATGGACGGGGATAGTGCCGCCGGGCCGGATGGGTTCACTGGGAAATTCTTTACCTCTTCCTGGGATATAATTGGCAGAGATGTGTATAGGGCGGTGCAAAGCTTTTTCTGTGGTGAGGAGCTTCCACGACGGGTTACTGCTACCTCCATTATTCTATTGGCCAAGGTAGCACGTCCAAAGTGTTTTTCTGAGTTTCGCCCGATCAGTTTGTGTAACTTTGTGAACAAGATTTTGTCTAAGATTCTAGCGGCTCGACTTGCGCCTATCCTTCCCAAGATAATTTCTACGAATCAAAGTGGTTTCGTTCGGGGGCGGTTAATTTCGGATAATTATCTGCTAGCTCAGGAATTAATGTCTAATATGGGTAGCAAGGTAAGGGGAGGGAATGTGGCATTGAAGTTGGACATGATGAAAGCTTATGACCGGGTAGTATGGCCTTTTTTGATCAATGTGCTTAGGGCTTTTGGGTTTGGAGAGCAGTGGATTGATATGGTTTGGCGGCTCATTTCGAATGTCTGGTTTTCAGTGGTTGTCAATGGGGCGTTGTTTGGCTTCTTTAAGTCAGCCCGGGGGTTACGCCAAGGGGATCCGCTCTCCCCTGCTTTGTTTATCATTGGAGCCAAGGTGTTGTCGAGGTCGCTGAATAGTTTGCCGTGTTTCCGAGGGTTTCAGGGGTTTTCCGTTCCAAGGGGTTGCCCTCTAGTGACTCACTTAGGATATGCGGATGATGTGCTTGTTTTTTCCAGTGCGACTGCGAGATCCTTAAAGTTAGTGAAGCGGGTTTTGACAATCTATGAGGCTGTTTCTGGGCAACGGATCAATGCGGGGAAAAGTTGTTACTTGGTGCACCCAAAGGTAGGCCTATCCAGGAAGATGGCCATTCAGAGGTTAACTGGTTTCATGTATAAGCCTTTCCTGATTAAATATCTAGGGTTCCCCCTTTATTGCGGGCGCTGGAAGAAAGAGTATTTTGGGGGTTTGTGTCAAGCAGTCCTTCTTCGTATTCAGTCCTGGCAGAACAGGGTGTTGTCTCAGGGAGGGAAGATAGTGTTATTGAAACATGTCCTTTCATCTATGCCGATTCATCTGTTAATGGCGGCTTCTCCTCCCAAAGCTATTTTCCAAGAGCTTGAGG GACCTGTGTGCGTCACAAGAAGCAGGGGGGTTGGCCTGCGCCAACTGGAGGATGTCTACAAAGCTTTCTCTATCAAGTTGTGGTGGAATTTTCGGGCAAAAACATCCTTGTGGGCTGAGTTCATGCAAGCTAAGTTCTGTCGGGCGGTGCACCCGAATCTGGTGTTTGATGGCAAAGGTTCAGAGGTGTGGACACGGATGGTGAAGGTGCGGAATATTGCTGAGAGGCATATCGGATGGATTGTTCGTTCCGGGAGTTCTAATTTTTGGTTCGACAATTGGCTTGGTTCAGGAGGTTTGTCAGACCGGTTGGAGAGCGTCTCCGACCATAAGGTTGTGGATTTTGTGCAACAGGCTACCTGGGATGTCAGAAGTATTGCACAATGGGTGCCTTCGGAGATAGTCGCTGAGATTGTTCGAGTTGACCCACCTGCCGGGCAGTTGCCTGACCTCATGGTTTGGAGACCAGAGCATTCGGGATGTTTCACAATAAAGTCAGCTTTCAACTTGGTCCGACGTCAGTCCTCCCCCTCGCCGCTATTCAAACGTATTTGGCATCGAGGTGTGCCATTGAGAATTTCATTCTTCCTGTTACGCCTGCTGCGGGATCGTCTCCCCTTAGACGGGACCTTATGGAAGTTAGGGATTCATGGACCGTCGCGATGTGTGTGTTGTTCTTCACCTGAGGTCGAAACTGCGGAGCATGTGTTTGCTACTGAGGATATGGCGCGACAAGTGTGGCACTTCTTTGGGGATTCGGTTGGAGTTGCCTGGACTGGGCTTGCCTTTCGCGTATGTATGGCGGCCTGGTGGCAGGGGAAGCGAGGAAATAAGTTTCTGAAGTTTATTCATCTTGTTACGCCCTTGTTGATTTGCTGGCACATATGGAAGGCTAGGAATGGCATGAAATATGATGGTCAGAAGATCGAGGGGGTCCAGCTATGTCATGGTATTGTTGTCGATCTTTTACAGTTGTTTAGGGTACAGTTTCCGGAGTGCAGGGTCTCGTCAATGTCTTGGGTAGAATTTTATCTGGAGGTTTCTAGTTGGAATGCAGCCAGGTCTTACATGCTGGTTAAATGGGTACGGCCCTCTCATGGGGGCCTCAAGCTCAACACAGACGGGTGTTCCAAGGGTAACCCTGGGGATAGTGGGGGTGGGGAGTGCTTCGGGAGGCTAGTGGTAGGCTGGTCCTGGCGTTTTCGTGTAATTTTGGGATAG